In the Telopea speciosissima isolate NSW1024214 ecotype Mountain lineage chromosome 2, Tspe_v1, whole genome shotgun sequence genome, one interval contains:
- the LOC122649632 gene encoding rust resistance kinase Lr10-like → MSNFPAPLGWVLGALITLAIGRLIVRYCFSKKDDNGSAHAGQVEAVTVERFLNNMAEEKPTRFSPSQLSDFTKNYSTVLGSGGFGVVYRGQLPNGVPLAIKVLNGNLGKRAEEQFMAEISTIGRTYHVNLVRLYGFCFDHTKQALVYEYMENGSLDSFLFGEENRRSSMEWEKLQKIAIGTAKGIAYLHEECQHRIIHYDIKPGNVLLDSKLCPKVADFGLAKLCNRDSTHVSMTGYRGTPGYAAPELWLPFPVTHKCDVYSFGMLLGRRRNFNDESQEWLPRWTWEKYEKGELMELMELFGIEEEEDKRKAERICLVALWCVQHSPVDRPLMSTVVKMLEGGVEIVPNPFQYLVSIRVDPAISSQWRLELYIIK, encoded by the exons ATGTCTAATTTTCCTGCACCTCTAGGATGGGTGCTCGGAG CTTTGATTACTCTAGCTATAGGACGTCTCATCGTCCGTTATTGCTTCAGCAAGAAAGATGATAACGGATCAGCACATGCCGGACAAGTAGAAGCAGTCACTGTAGAGAGATTTCTCAATAATATGGCAGAGGAAAAACCCACCAGATTTTCACCTTCACAGTTATCTGATTTTACTAAAAATTATTCCACAGTATTGGGTTCCGGTGGATTCGGTGTAGTCTACAGAGGACAACTTCCAAATGGAGTTCCACTAGCCATTAAAGTCCTTAATGGGAATTTAGGCAAGCGAGCTGAGGAGCAGTTCATGGCAGAAATAAGCACAATTGGAAGAACATACCATGTGAATTTGGTCAGACTCTATGGATTTTGCTTCGATCACACGAAGCAAGCACTTGTGTATGAGTACATGGAGAATGGGTCCCTTGACAGTTTCTTGTTTGGGGAGGAGAACAGAAGGTCATCAATGGAGTGGGAGAAGCTACAAAAGATTGCAATTGGGACAGCAAAAGGAATTGCCTACTTGCATGAGGAGTGTCAACACAGAATAATTCACTATGATATAAAGCCAGGTAATGTTCTTCTTGATTCAAAACTATGTCCTAAAGTTGCAGATTTTGGATTGGCTAAGCTCTGTAATAGGGATAGTACTCATGTAAGCATGACAGGTTATAGAGGGACACCAGGGTATGCTGCACCTGAGCTCTGGTTGCCATTCCCAGTGACTCATAAATGTGATGTTTATAGTTTTGGTATGCTTTTGGGTAGGAGAAGAAACTTCAATGATGAGTCTCAGGAATGGCTTCCAAGATGGACTTGGGAAAAGTATGAGAAAGGGGAGCTAATGGAACTGATGGAACTAtttgggattgaagaagaagaagataaaagaaaagcaGAGAGAATTTGTTTGGTAGCATTGTGGTGTGTTCAGCACTCACCTGTGGACAGACCTCTTATGAGCACTGTTGTTAAGATGTTAGAGGGAGGGGTAGAAATTGTTCCAAACCCATTTCAGTATCTGGTTTCTATTCGTGTGGATCCAGCCATTTCATCACAATGGAGACTCGAATTATACATCATCAAGTGA
- the LOC122649634 gene encoding rust resistance kinase Lr10-like produces MSSDVTNSIDHGSNGLLIAVKVFAVVVIIVGTVVIYNCLNRACNEISAHAPQVPQVEAVLTVEKFLDNMANEKPTRFSPSQLYYFTKNYSTILGSGGFGVVYRGQLPNGVPLAIKVLNGNLGKQAEEQFMADISTIGRTYHVNLVRLYGFCFDHMMQALVYEYMENGSLVSDHISHIRS; encoded by the exons ATGTCTTCAGATGTTACTAATTCGATCGACCATGGATCAAATGGATTGCTCATAGCTGTAAAAGTGTTCGCCGTAG TTGTGATTATTGTTGGTACGGTTGTCATCTACAATTGCTTGAACAGAGCATGTAATGAAATATCAGCACACGCCCCACAAGTACCACAAGTAGAAGCAGTACTCACTGTGGAGAAGTTTCTAGATAATATGGCAAACGAAAAACCCACCAGATTTTCACCTTCACAGTTGTATTATTTTACTAAAAATTACTCCACAATATTGGGTTCTGGTGGATTCGGTGTAGTCTACAGAGGACAACTCCCAAATGGAGTTCCATTGGCCATTAAAGTCCTTAATGGGAATTTAGGCAAGCAAGCTGAGGAGCAGTTCATGGCAGACATAAGCACAATTGGAAGAACATATCATGTGAATTTGGTCAGACTCTATGGATTTTGCTTCGATCACATGATGCAAGCACTTGTGTATGAGTACATGGAGAATGGATCCCTTGTATCAGACCATATCTCTCACATACGATCATAA
- the LOC122649640 gene encoding putative serine/threonine-protein kinase — MATPSLWIDGKRVPPSDFGTYGFGYLNDSKQSPEAFTSAKNWIIGVVISLAIVCAISAIINCLTKRNRGPAKARHIEAVTVERFLNNMAEEKPTRFSPSQLSDFTKNYSTILGSGGFGVVYRGQLPNGVPLAIKVLNGNLGKRAEEQFMAEISTIGRTYHVNLVKLYGFCFDPTKQALVYEYMENGSLDSFLFGKEKRRSSMEWEKLHKIAIGTAKGIAYLHEDCQHRIIHYDIKPGNVLLDSKLCPKVADFGLAKLCNRDSTHVTMTCYRGTPGYAAPELWMPFPVTHKCDVYSFGMLLFEIVGRRRNFNPNVSESKEWLPRWTWEKYEKGELMELMELFGIEEEEDKR; from the exons ATGGCCACACCTTCTCTATGGATAGATGGAAAACGAGTTCCTCCATCTGATTTTGGTACTTATGGATTTGGATATCTCAATGATTCGAAGCAATCACCTGAGGCATTTACCTCAGCTAAAAATTGGATCATCGGAG TTGTGATTAGTTTAGCTATAGTATGTGCCATAAGTGCCATCATCAACTGCTTGACCAAGCGTAACAGAGGACCAGCAAAAGCCCGACATATAGAAGCAGTCACTGTAGAGAGGTTTCTCAATAATATGGCAGAGGAAAAACCCACCAGATTTTCACCTTCACAGTTGTCTGATTTTACAAAAAATTACTCCACAATATTGGGTTCCGGTGGATTCGGTGTAGTCTACAGAGGACAACTCCCAAATGGAGTTCCACTTGCCATTAAAGTCCTTAATGGGAATTTAGGCAAGCGAGCTGAGGAGCAGTTCATGGCAGAGATAAGCACAATTGGAAGAACATACCATGTGAATTTGGTCAAACTCTATGGATTTTGCTTCGATCCCACGAAGCAAGCACTTGTGTATGAGTACATGGAGAATGGATCCCTTGACAGTTTCTTGTttgggaaggagaagagaaggtcATCAATGGAGTGGGAGAAGCTACATAAGATTGCAATTGGGACAGCAAAAGGGATTGCCTACTTGCATGAGGATTGTCAACACAGAATAATTCACTATGATATAAAGCCAGGTAATGTTCTTCTTGATTCAAAACTATGCCCTAAAGTTGCAGATTTCGGATTGGCTAAGCTTTGTAACAGGGATAGTACACATGTAACCATGACATGTTATAGAGGGACACCAGGGTATGCTGCACCTGAGCTATGGATGCCATTTCCAGTAACCCATAAATGtgatgtttatagctttggTATGCTTTTATTTGAGATTGTGGGTAGGAGAAGAAACTTCAACCCTAATGTGAGTGAGTCTAAGGAATGGCTCCCAAGATGGACTTGGGAAAAGTATGAGAAAGGGGAGCTAATGGAACTGATGGAACTAtttgggattgaagaagaagaagataaaagataa
- the LOC122649642 gene encoding rust resistance kinase Lr10-like yields MAAPSNSGTYGFGNLDPPNSALNSFITALKWMGGVMITVATASTTLEKFLNNMAKEKPTRFSRSQLGNFTKNNSPILGSGAFGVVYRGELPNGVPVAIKVLKENLSKIVEEQFMAEISTIGRTYHVNLVRLFGFCFDPTMQALVYEYMENGSLDSFLFGGKNKKVEWEKLHEIVIGTAKGIAYLHEDCDQRLIHYDIKPGNVLLDSKLCPKVADFGLAKLCNRDSTYVTMTGYRGTLGYTAPELLVPFRVTHKCDVYSFGMLLFEIVGRRRNFNPNVSESKEWLPRWTWEKYAKRELMELMKLFGIEEEEDKRKAKRICLVALWCVQHSPVDRPLMSTVVKMLEGGVEIVPPPNPFQYLVSVLVDPAISSTGNDGDLNFLSSSEPTETPSSTSNHTPLIARKLEIELADE; encoded by the exons ATGGCCGCACCTTCTAATTCTGGTACTTATGGATTTGGAAATCTCGATCCTCCGAACTCAGCATTAAATTCATTTATCACAGCTCTAAAATGGATGGGCGGAG TTATGATTACTGTAGCTACA GCTTCCACCACTCTGGAGAAGTTTCTCAATAATATGGCAAAGGAAAAACCCACCAGATTTTCACGCTCACAGTTGggtaattttaccaaaaataactccccaatattgggttcGGGTGCATTCGGTGTTGTCTACAGAGGAGAGCTCCCAAATGGAGTTCCAGTGGCCATTAAAGTCCTCAAGGAGAATTTAAGCAAGATAGTTGAAGAGCAGTTCATGGCAGAAATAAGCACAATTGGAAGAACATATCATGTGAATTTGGTCAGACTCTTTGGATTTTGCTTCGATCCGACGATGCAAGCACTTGTGTATGAGTACATGGAGAATGGATCCCTTGACAGTTTCTTATTTGGAGGGAAGAACAAGAAAGTGGAGTGGGAGAAGCTACATGAGATTGTAATTGGGACAGCAAAAGGGATTGCTTACTTGCATGAGGATTGTGATCAGAGATTAATTCACTATGATATAAAGCCAGGTAATGTTCTTCTTGATTCAAAACTATGCCCTAAAGTTGCTGATTTCGGATTAGCTAAGCTCTGTAATAGGGATAGTACTTATGTAACCATGACAGGTTATAGAGGGACTCTAGGGTATACTGCACCTGAACTATTAGTGCCATTCCGAGTGACCCATAAATGTGATGTTTATAGTTTTGGTATGCTTTTATTTGAGATTGTGGGTAGGAGAAGAAACTTCAACCCTAATGTGAGTGAGTCTAAGGAATGGCTCCCAAGATGGACTTGGGAAAAGTATGCGAAAAGGGAATTAATGGAACTAATGAAACTTtttgggattgaagaagaagaagataaaagaaaagcaaagagaATTTGTTTGGTAGCATTGTGGTGTGTCCAGCACTCACCTGTGGACAGACCTCTTATGAGCACTGTGGTTAAGATGTTAGAGGGAGGGGTTGAAATTGTTCCCCCTCCAAACCCATTTCAGTATCTGGTTTCTGTTCTTGTAGATCCAGCCATTTCATCAACTGGAAACGATGGAGACTTGAATTTTCTATCATCAAGTGAGCCAACAGAGACACCTTCAAGCACATCTAATCATACCCCATTAATTGCGAGGAAGTTGGAGATAGAGCTGGCTGATGAGTAG